A genomic region of Papaver somniferum cultivar HN1 chromosome 7, ASM357369v1, whole genome shotgun sequence contains the following coding sequences:
- the LOC113299497 gene encoding proteasome subunit beta type-7-B-like produces the protein MAQSVIEVPSKGGFSFDLCVRNDMLARKGFNSFLQETGTTIDGVVLGADTRATEGSIVCDKNCEKIHYMAPNIYCCGAGTAADTEAVTDMVSSQLNLHRYATGRQSRVVTALTLLKTHLFSYQGHVSAALVLGGVDVTGPHLHTIYPHGSTDSLPYATMGSGSLAAMAMFESQYREGMTREEGIHLVSEAIRSGIFNDLGSGSNVDVCVITKDGTEYLRNHMLPNPRTYVSTRGFSFAKGQTEVLSTKIKQLKEKVVEVAVEGADAMEE, from the exons atggcACAATCAGTGATTGAAGTTCCATCAAAGGGTGGGTTTAGTTTCGATCTATGTGTTAGAAACGATATGCTCGCCAGAAAGGGGTTCAACTCCTTCTTACAGGAAACTGGTACCACCATT GATGGTGTTGTTCTTGGGGCGGATACAAGGGCAACAGAAGGATCCATTGTTTGTGACAAGAACTGTGAAAAGATTCATTACATGGCACCTAATATTTATTGCTGTGGAGCAGGAACTGCTGCGGATACAGAAGCAGTCACAG acatGGTCAGCTCCCAACTTAACCTACACCGTTATGCAACTGGTCGTCAATCAAGGGTTGTAACAGCTCTTACACTTTTGAAGACTCACCTTTTCAG TTACCAGGGTCACGTGAGTGCTGCTTTGGTGCTTGGTGGAGTTGATGTCACTGGACCTCATTTGCATACT ATCTACCCACATGGTTCAACTGATAGTCTTCCTTATGCCACGATGGGTTCTGGTTCTCTTGCTGCTATGGCCATGTTCGAATCACAGTACAGAGAGGGCATGACT AGAGAGGAAGGCATTCATCTTGTTAGTGAGGCTATCCGCTCAGGTATTTTCAATGATCTAGGAAGTGGTAGCAATGTTGATGTCTGTGTGATAACCAAG GATGGGACTGAGTATTTGAGGAACCATATGTTGCCCAACCCTCGTACTTACGTCAGTACTAGAGGATTTTCTTTTGCCAAGGGCCAGACTG AGGTCCTATCAACCAAGATCAAACAATTGAAAGAGAAAGTAGTAGAGGTGGCTGTTGAAGGAGCAGATGCAATGGAAGAGTGA